The Cyclobacteriaceae bacterium genome includes a region encoding these proteins:
- the nusG gene encoding transcription termination/antitermination factor NusG, producing MGELKWYVLRVISGQEKKVKSYLETEIERSKLTESIPQVLIPSEKVYEMRNGKKKMREKNFFPGYVLISADLAHPEAHHTVTNIPGVIGFLGSNTAGSATKDPVPLRQSEVNRILGKVDEVDEVGEKLERPFIRGESVKVMDGPFSGFTGNVEEIFEDKKKLNVMVKIFGRNTPVELSYMQVEKID from the coding sequence ATGGGCGAGCTCAAGTGGTATGTTTTACGCGTGATCAGCGGACAGGAGAAGAAAGTTAAATCTTACCTGGAGACTGAAATTGAGCGCTCTAAGCTTACTGAATCAATTCCTCAGGTGTTGATTCCATCTGAAAAGGTGTACGAGATGAGGAACGGAAAGAAGAAGATGCGTGAGAAGAACTTCTTCCCTGGATATGTTTTGATATCTGCGGATTTAGCTCACCCGGAAGCTCATCACACGGTAACAAACATACCAGGTGTTATTGGTTTCCTGGGAAGTAACACAGCAGGTTCTGCTACCAAGGATCCGGTACCTCTGAGACAATCCGAAGTAAACCGGATTTTAGGTAAGGTGGATGAGGTTGATGAAGTAGGAGAGAAGTTGGAAAGACCTTTCATAAGAGGCGAATCTGTAAAAGTAATGGACGGTCCATTCAGCGGATTTACCGGAAATGTTGAAGAGATTTTTGAAGACAAGAAGAAGTTAAATGTCATGGTAAAGATTTTCGGACGGAACACTCCGGTCGAATTGAGTTACATGCAAGTTGAAAAGATAGACTAA
- the tuf gene encoding elongation factor Tu, whose translation MAKETFDRSKPHVNVGTIGHVDHGKTTLTAAITSVLAKKGLASMRDFSSIDNAPEEKERGITINTSHVEYQTVKRHYAHVDCPGHADYVKNMVTGAAQMDGAILVVAATDGPMPQTREHILLARQVGVPALVVFMNKVDLVDDAELLDLVEMEVRELLSSYNFPGDTMPVIRGSALGALNGEAKWVEKIDELMTAVDDHIPLPIRAIDKDFLMPVEDVFSITGRGTVATGRIERGVIKTGDPVQILGMGAENLTSTITGVEMFRKILDRGEAGDNVGLLLRGIEKDQICRGMVICKPGTVTPHAKFKAEVYVLSKEEGGRHTPFFNKYRPQFFFRTTDVTGEIMLPTGVEMVMPGDNVSIEVELINKIAMEKGLRFAIREGGRTVGSGQVTEILPD comes from the coding sequence ATGGCAAAGGAAACATTTGATCGTTCGAAACCTCACGTTAACGTGGGTACCATTGGACACGTTGACCACGGTAAGACAACTTTAACAGCCGCAATCACTTCAGTGCTTGCTAAGAAGGGACTAGCATCGATGAGAGATTTCTCGTCTATTGACAATGCTCCTGAAGAGAAAGAACGTGGTATTACTATCAATACATCACACGTTGAATACCAGACAGTAAAACGTCACTATGCTCACGTTGACTGTCCAGGTCACGCTGACTATGTGAAGAACATGGTTACAGGTGCTGCTCAGATGGACGGTGCAATCCTTGTGGTTGCCGCAACTGACGGTCCTATGCCACAGACCCGCGAGCACATTCTTTTGGCTCGTCAGGTAGGTGTACCAGCACTTGTTGTTTTCATGAACAAGGTTGACTTGGTAGATGATGCAGAATTACTTGACCTCGTTGAGATGGAAGTTCGTGAACTTCTTTCTTCATACAATTTCCCTGGCGATACAATGCCAGTGATCAGAGGTTCAGCTCTTGGTGCGTTGAACGGCGAAGCAAAGTGGGTTGAAAAGATCGACGAGCTGATGACGGCTGTTGATGATCATATCCCATTGCCAATTCGTGCAATTGATAAGGATTTCCTGATGCCTGTAGAAGATGTGTTCTCGATCACTGGTCGTGGAACAGTTGCTACTGGTCGTATCGAGCGTGGTGTTATCAAGACTGGTGATCCAGTTCAGATCCTTGGAATGGGTGCTGAAAACCTTACTTCTACTATCACAGGTGTGGAAATGTTCCGCAAGATCCTTGATAGAGGAGAAGCTGGTGACAACGTAGGATTGTTGCTTCGTGGTATTGAAAAAGACCAAATCTGTCGTGGAATGGTTATTTGCAAGCCAGGAACTGTAACTCCACACGCTAAATTCAAGGCTGAAGTTTATGTATTGAGCAAGGAAGAAGGTGGTCGTCACACTCCTTTCTTTAACAAATACCGTCCTCAGTTCTTCTTCCGTACAACGGATGTTACAGGTGAAATCATGCTTCCAACAGGAGTAGAAATGGTTATGCCTGGTGACAACGTATCAATCGAAGTTGAGTTGATCAACAAGATTGCGATGGAAAAAGGTCTTCGTTTCGCGATTCGCGAAGGTGGACGTACTGTAGGCTCTGGTCAGGTAACTGAAATTCTTCCTGATTAA
- the rpoB gene encoding DNA-directed RNA polymerase subunit beta, with product MAKKTINNRIDFSNIEKILEYPDFLDLQLQSFKDFLQIETPAEKRQNEGLFKVFAENFPISDSRENFVLEFVDYTIDPPKYSVDECIDRGLTFSVPLKAKLRLTCNDEDNEDFETIEQEVFLGNIPYMTEKGSFVINGAERVIVSQLHRSPGVFFAMSKHTNGTKLYSARIIPFKGSWIEFATDVNSVMYAYIDRKKKFPVTTLLRAIGYGTDKDILDLFGLSEEVEATKPTLKKVIDRKLAARVLKTWTEDFVDEDTGEVVSIDRNEVLLERDHVLTPEDVEVIVESGVKSIILHRDDVNVTDYHIIFNTLAKDNSNSEKEAVEQIYRQLRNTEAPDEQTARDIIQSLFFSEKRYDLGEVGRYRINKKLGLELSADQRVLTTQDIILIVKYLIGLVNSKALVDDIDHLSNRRVRTVGEQLYTQFGVGLARMARTIKERMNVRDNEDFKPVDLINARTLSSVINSFFGTNQLSQFMDQTNPLAEITHKRRMSALGPGGLSRERAGFEVRDVHYTHYGRLCTIETPEGPNIGLISSLCVHAKVNKMGFIETPYRKVDGGRVKTKDIIFLTAEEEDTFNIAQANARLKPNGEFVAEKVKARFEGDFPVVEPVEVKYMDVAPNQIVSIAASLIPFLEHDDANRALMGSNMQRQAVPLMRPEAPIVGTGLEGRIALDSRSLVLAEASGVVDYVDAKKIVIKYDVSEEQQVVRFDDEFKTYKLIKFRRTNQDTCINLTPLVRKGQKVEKGQPLCQGYATENGELALGRNLLVAYMPWQGYNFEDAIVISERVVQDDIYTSIHVEEFELEVRDTKRGEEELTSEIPNVSEEAVKHLDENGIIRIGAEVREGDILIGKITPKGETDPTPEEKLLRAIFGDKAGDVKDASMKAPPSLKGVVIETKLFSRPKRDKDVRVKSKKELDALKSRYSKSLGDLRAEMVKKLTTIFTGKTSQGVKHKFGDELIAKGVKFSGKVIESNLFPDKNIYRDESNYNVPEEVNLIADVSLESWTTDEHTNELVAEIVKNYLNKRNVIAGEFKRERFTLEVGDELPAGIVQLAKVYVAKKRKLKVGDKMAGRHGNKGVVAKIVRDEDMPFLEDGTPVDICLNPLGVPSRMNLGQIYETVLAWAGKKLGRKYATPIFDGASLEDVSAELKEAGLPEFGRTQLYDGLTGNKFDQTVTVGMAYMLKLGHLVDDKMHARSIGPYSLITQQPLGGKAQFGGQRFGEMEVWAIEAFGASHILQEILTIKSDDVIGRAKAYESIVKGENMRKPNIPESFNVLVHELRGLALEITMD from the coding sequence TTGGCAAAGAAGACTATTAATAACAGGATTGATTTTTCAAACATCGAGAAGATTCTTGAATATCCTGATTTCCTCGATCTTCAACTTCAATCATTCAAAGACTTTTTACAGATCGAAACGCCCGCTGAAAAGCGTCAGAACGAAGGTCTCTTTAAAGTGTTCGCAGAGAATTTTCCTATCTCTGACTCACGCGAAAATTTCGTGCTCGAGTTCGTGGATTATACCATCGACCCGCCGAAGTATTCTGTTGATGAGTGTATCGACCGTGGTCTGACTTTCTCAGTTCCTTTGAAAGCAAAACTTCGCCTAACCTGTAACGATGAGGACAACGAAGATTTTGAAACAATCGAACAGGAAGTATTCCTTGGCAATATTCCTTACATGACCGAGAAAGGGTCATTTGTGATCAATGGAGCAGAACGCGTAATCGTTTCTCAATTACACCGTTCACCAGGCGTGTTCTTCGCGATGAGCAAGCACACCAATGGTACCAAACTGTATTCTGCCCGTATCATTCCTTTCAAGGGATCATGGATCGAGTTCGCAACAGATGTGAACTCTGTGATGTATGCTTACATCGACCGGAAGAAGAAATTCCCCGTCACCACTTTGCTTCGTGCAATTGGATACGGTACTGATAAAGATATCCTTGACCTCTTCGGTCTTTCTGAAGAAGTGGAGGCTACCAAACCAACTCTTAAAAAGGTAATCGACCGCAAACTTGCTGCCCGTGTTCTTAAGACATGGACTGAAGATTTCGTGGATGAAGATACCGGTGAAGTTGTATCCATCGATCGTAATGAAGTGTTGTTGGAACGTGATCACGTCCTGACACCTGAAGACGTAGAAGTGATCGTTGAAAGCGGTGTGAAGTCAATCATTCTTCATCGTGATGATGTGAATGTTACTGACTATCACATTATCTTCAACACACTTGCCAAGGATAATTCAAACTCTGAAAAAGAAGCCGTTGAACAGATCTACCGTCAGCTTCGTAACACAGAAGCTCCGGATGAACAAACAGCGCGTGATATTATCCAAAGCCTTTTCTTCAGTGAAAAACGCTACGACCTTGGTGAAGTAGGCCGTTATAGAATTAATAAAAAATTAGGACTTGAATTGAGTGCTGATCAACGCGTGTTGACCACTCAGGACATCATCCTGATCGTGAAATATTTGATCGGATTGGTTAACTCCAAAGCTCTTGTTGATGATATAGATCACTTGAGCAACCGTCGCGTTCGTACTGTTGGTGAGCAGCTTTACACTCAGTTCGGTGTAGGTCTTGCCCGTATGGCCCGTACGATCAAGGAACGTATGAACGTACGTGATAATGAAGATTTCAAGCCTGTTGATCTGATCAATGCGCGTACATTATCTTCAGTTATCAACTCGTTCTTCGGAACCAACCAGCTTTCTCAATTCATGGATCAGACTAACCCATTGGCAGAGATCACGCACAAGCGTAGGATGTCTGCCCTTGGACCCGGAGGTCTTTCCCGTGAACGTGCAGGATTTGAGGTTCGTGATGTGCACTACACTCACTACGGACGTCTTTGTACTATTGAAACTCCTGAAGGTCCAAACATCGGTTTGATTTCATCTCTTTGCGTTCATGCGAAAGTGAACAAGATGGGTTTCATTGAAACTCCTTACCGCAAAGTTGATGGTGGCCGTGTAAAGACAAAGGATATCATTTTCCTCACAGCTGAAGAAGAAGATACATTCAACATCGCTCAGGCAAATGCCCGTTTGAAACCAAATGGAGAATTTGTTGCTGAGAAAGTAAAGGCTCGCTTTGAAGGTGACTTCCCTGTGGTGGAACCTGTAGAAGTGAAATACATGGACGTGGCTCCGAACCAAATCGTTTCGATCGCCGCTTCTTTGATTCCTTTCCTTGAGCATGATGATGCCAACCGTGCCCTCATGGGTTCGAACATGCAGCGTCAGGCAGTGCCTTTGATGAGGCCAGAAGCACCAATCGTTGGTACTGGTCTTGAAGGACGCATTGCATTGGATTCACGCTCACTCGTGCTTGCAGAAGCAAGTGGTGTTGTGGATTATGTAGACGCTAAGAAAATTGTTATTAAGTATGATGTGTCTGAAGAGCAACAAGTTGTTCGCTTTGATGATGAATTCAAAACATATAAGCTGATCAAGTTCAGAAGAACCAATCAGGATACCTGTATCAACTTAACTCCACTTGTTCGCAAGGGTCAGAAAGTTGAAAAAGGCCAACCTCTTTGTCAGGGATATGCTACCGAAAACGGTGAGCTTGCCCTGGGACGTAATTTGCTGGTGGCATACATGCCATGGCAGGGTTACAACTTTGAGGATGCAATTGTAATTTCTGAACGTGTTGTTCAGGATGATATTTACACTTCTATCCACGTAGAAGAATTTGAGCTGGAAGTTCGCGACACCAAACGAGGTGAAGAAGAATTGACTTCTGAAATTCCAAACGTAAGCGAAGAAGCCGTTAAGCATCTTGATGAGAACGGAATTATCCGCATTGGAGCGGAGGTTCGTGAAGGAGATATCCTCATTGGTAAGATCACACCGAAGGGTGAAACAGATCCTACTCCTGAAGAAAAGCTTCTTCGTGCGATCTTCGGTGACAAGGCAGGAGATGTGAAGGATGCTTCCATGAAGGCACCTCCCTCATTGAAAGGTGTGGTTATTGAAACCAAGCTCTTCTCACGTCCTAAGAGAGATAAGGATGTTCGTGTGAAGTCTAAGAAAGAGTTGGATGCTTTGAAGAGCCGTTACAGCAAATCGTTGGGTGACCTTCGTGCTGAAATGGTCAAGAAGCTTACAACGATCTTCACTGGCAAAACCAGCCAGGGAGTAAAGCATAAATTCGGCGATGAGCTTATTGCGAAAGGTGTGAAGTTCTCCGGTAAGGTGATTGAAAGCAATCTCTTCCCTGACAAGAACATCTATCGCGATGAAAGTAACTATAACGTTCCTGAAGAAGTCAATTTGATTGCAGACGTAAGTCTTGAATCATGGACAACGGATGAACACACTAATGAACTCGTTGCAGAGATCGTGAAGAACTATCTCAACAAGCGCAATGTGATCGCGGGTGAGTTTAAACGTGAACGCTTCACACTTGAAGTAGGTGATGAGCTTCCTGCAGGTATCGTTCAGTTGGCGAAAGTTTATGTTGCCAAGAAACGTAAGTTGAAGGTTGGAGATAAGATGGCCGGACGCCACGGAAATAAGGGTGTTGTTGCGAAAATTGTTCGTGATGAAGACATGCCATTCCTGGAAGACGGAACACCGGTAGACATCTGTTTGAATCCGCTGGGTGTACCTTCTCGTATGAACCTTGGTCAGATATATGAAACTGTATTGGCATGGGCCGGTAAGAAATTGGGTAGAAAATATGCTACTCCGATTTTCGATGGTGCAAGCCTTGAAGATGTATCAGCTGAGTTGAAAGAAGCAGGCTTGCCTGAATTCGGAAGAACTCAATTGTATGATGGTCTTACAGGAAACAAGTTTGATCAGACCGTTACTGTGGGTATGGCATACATGCTGAAACTCGGTCACTTGGTTGATGATAAAATGCACGCACGTTCAATCGGACCTTATTCCCTCATCACGCAGCAGCCATTGGGTGGTAAAGCACAATTTGGTGGTCAGCGTTTCGGTGAAATGGAAGTGTGGGCGATTGAGGCATTCGGAGCTTCTCATATCCTTCAGGAAATTCTGACGATCAAGTCAGATGACGTGATCGGAAGAGCAAAGGCATACGAATCAATCGTGAAGGGTGAAAATATGCGCAAGCCAAATATTCCTGAGTCATTCAATGTATTAGTACATGAACTCAGAGGTCTTGCACTTGAGATCACTATGGATTAA
- the rplL gene encoding 50S ribosomal protein L7/L12, with the protein MADIKALGDQLVELSVKDVTELASYLKETYGIEPAAAVAVAGPAGGGAGAAAAEKTNFDVVLKAPGANKLQIVKLVKELTGLGLKEAKDLVDGAPKTIKEGLPKDEAENLKKQLVEAGAEVELK; encoded by the coding sequence ATGGCGGACATCAAAGCACTTGGCGATCAACTGGTAGAATTATCTGTAAAGGATGTAACAGAACTCGCTTCTTATCTTAAAGAAACATATGGTATCGAGCCCGCTGCTGCTGTAGCGGTTGCTGGTCCTGCTGGCGGTGGTGCTGGCGCAGCTGCTGCTGAGAAGACTAACTTCGATGTAGTATTGAAAGCTCCTGGAGCTAACAAACTTCAGATCGTGAAGCTCGTGAAAGAACTTACTGGTCTTGGCTTGAAAGAAGCTAAGGACTTAGTAGACGGAGCTCCTAAAACAATCAAGGAAGGCTTACCTAAAGACGAAGCAGAAAATCTCAAGAAGCAACTCGTTGAGGCTGGCGCCGAAGTTGAGTTGAAGTAA
- a CDS encoding DUF721 domain-containing protein, whose product MARDPHNAIHISQAIQELLKSANLKPKFDEANVVASWDRIVGKAIAKRTKRVYVRNKVLFVELQSPSMKHELSYHKSQMLELFKKEFGEEVVGEIVFM is encoded by the coding sequence ATGGCCAGAGATCCTCATAATGCAATTCATATCAGCCAGGCAATTCAGGAGCTCCTGAAGTCAGCTAATCTGAAGCCCAAATTTGATGAGGCCAATGTTGTGGCTTCCTGGGATCGCATTGTTGGTAAAGCCATTGCAAAAAGAACAAAGCGGGTTTACGTAAGAAATAAAGTCCTTTTTGTAGAACTCCAGTCCCCCTCCATGAAACACGAGCTTAGCTATCACAAGAGCCAGATGCTGGAACTCTTTAAAAAAGAGTTTGGAGAAGAAGTCGTTGGTGAGATTGTATTCATGTAA
- a CDS encoding 50S ribosomal protein L10, translated as MTREEKGQIIDELAEKISAHPHFYITDASGFSVEQINAFRRICFNKGVEYRVYKNTLIRKALEKQEGNFEPLYDSLKGFSGLIFSKESSNAPAKAIKEYRKKNEGKPAFKAASIQSDLFIGEANLNVLNDLKSKNELIGEIISSLQAPAKNVLGALLSSKQTVAGLLKTLESRAK; from the coding sequence ATGACCCGCGAAGAAAAAGGACAAATTATTGATGAGTTGGCAGAAAAGATTTCTGCTCACCCTCATTTCTACATTACTGATGCTTCAGGTTTTTCGGTTGAGCAGATCAATGCATTTCGCAGAATCTGCTTTAACAAAGGTGTTGAGTACCGCGTGTACAAAAACACATTGATCCGGAAAGCACTTGAAAAGCAAGAAGGTAACTTCGAGCCCTTGTATGACTCTTTGAAAGGATTCTCTGGTTTGATTTTTTCAAAAGAATCAAGCAATGCTCCTGCAAAAGCCATCAAGGAATATCGGAAAAAGAACGAAGGAAAGCCTGCCTTTAAAGCAGCGTCTATCCAGTCTGACCTGTTTATCGGGGAAGCAAATCTGAATGTGCTCAACGACCTCAAGTCTAAAAATGAGCTCATCGGAGAAATTATTTCAAGCCTTCAGGCTCCGGCCAAGAATGTATTGGGTGCGCTTTTAAGCAGCAAGCAAACAGTGGCTGGTTTATTGAAGACCTTGGAATCAAGAGCAAAATAA
- the pdhA gene encoding pyruvate dehydrogenase (acetyl-transferring) E1 component subunit alpha, with protein sequence MPTTAQAKPKSSKDKPEFSKETYLRWYEMMYLMRKFEDKAGQLYGMQKIRGFCHLYIGQEACAAGAITALTADDKWITAYRDHAHPLGLGTSPNAVMAELYGKETGTTKGKGGSMHIFDKSKNFVGGHGIVGGQVPLGAGIAFAEKYNKTKNLCICYMGDGAVRQGAFHEALNLAMLWKLPVIFVIENNGYAMGTSVKRTSNVTDLYTLGEAYDMPSEPVDGMSVEAVHTSVARAADRARDGEGPTLLEFRTYRYKGHSMSDPQKYRTKEEVDEYKGRDPVENCRQTILEKKYATEQELEVIDNKVHAQVEESVKFAEESNYPDPKEALTDIYVQTDYPFVLD encoded by the coding sequence ATGCCGACGACTGCACAAGCAAAGCCAAAAAGCTCAAAAGATAAACCTGAATTTTCGAAGGAGACTTACCTGCGCTGGTACGAGATGATGTATCTCATGCGCAAGTTTGAGGATAAAGCGGGCCAGTTGTATGGTATGCAGAAAATCAGAGGATTCTGTCATTTATATATTGGACAGGAAGCTTGTGCTGCTGGTGCTATTACTGCTTTGACAGCAGATGACAAATGGATTACCGCCTATCGTGATCACGCACATCCACTGGGATTGGGTACCAGTCCGAACGCGGTGATGGCAGAATTATATGGCAAGGAAACAGGAACAACAAAAGGCAAAGGCGGATCGATGCACATCTTTGACAAGTCGAAGAATTTTGTTGGAGGTCATGGAATTGTTGGAGGACAGGTTCCGCTGGGAGCTGGAATTGCCTTTGCGGAAAAGTATAACAAGACAAAAAATCTTTGCATCTGCTACATGGGTGATGGCGCGGTTCGTCAGGGTGCTTTTCATGAAGCGCTTAACCTTGCGATGCTCTGGAAGCTTCCCGTAATTTTTGTGATTGAGAACAACGGCTATGCGATGGGAACTTCCGTAAAAAGAACTTCCAACGTAACCGATCTGTATACATTGGGTGAAGCATATGATATGCCTTCAGAGCCAGTAGATGGAATGAGTGTAGAAGCTGTTCATACTTCTGTTGCACGCGCAGCAGACCGAGCAAGAGATGGCGAAGGTCCAACGCTATTGGAATTCAGAACATACCGATACAAGGGACACTCAATGTCTGATCCTCAAAAGTATCGTACGAAAGAAGAGGTTGATGAATACAAGGGTCGTGATCCTGTTGAGAATTGCAGACAAACGATTCTTGAAAAGAAGTATGCTACAGAACAGGAGCTTGAAGTAATTGATAACAAAGTACATGCTCAGGTAGAGGAGAGTGTCAAGTTTGCCGAGGAGTCTAATTACCCGGATCCAAAGGAAGCCCTGACTGATATTTACGTGCAGACAGATTATCCGTTTGTGCTGGATTAG
- the rplK gene encoding 50S ribosomal protein L11, with amino-acid sequence MAKEAVGYLKLQVKGGAANPAPPIGPALGSKGLNIMDFCKQFNARSQDKPGQVLPVLITIYNDKSFDFVIKTPPAAILIMEATKLQKGSKEPNRAKVGSISWDQIKKIAEIKMPDLNAFKVESAMKMIAGTARSMGVTVSGAAPWDK; translated from the coding sequence ATGGCAAAGGAAGCAGTAGGCTATTTGAAGTTGCAGGTTAAGGGAGGCGCGGCTAATCCGGCACCACCTATTGGTCCTGCTCTTGGTAGCAAAGGTTTGAACATCATGGATTTCTGTAAGCAGTTTAACGCTCGCTCACAGGATAAGCCAGGGCAGGTATTACCTGTTTTGATCACTATTTATAACGATAAGTCTTTTGACTTCGTGATCAAGACTCCTCCTGCAGCAATCCTGATCATGGAAGCAACAAAGCTTCAGAAAGGTTCTAAGGAGCCGAACCGCGCTAAAGTTGGTTCTATCTCCTGGGATCAGATCAAGAAGATTGCGGAAATTAAAATGCCTGACCTCAACGCATTTAAAGTTGAGTCGGCTATGAAAATGATTGCAGGTACAGCCCGCAGCATGGGTGTCACCGTAAGTGGTGCTGCTCCGTGGGATAAATAA
- a CDS encoding 50S ribosomal protein L1: protein MARITKNKKALEGKYNPEKEYSLADAAKLVKEITFTKFDASVDVDIRLGVDPKKSDQMVRGVVSLPHGLGKVVRVLVLCTPDKVQEAKDAGAEFVGLDEFVTKIEGGWADIDVIICTPTVMAKVGKLGKVLGPRGLMPNPKSGTVTLEVGKAVKDVKAGKVDFKIDKQGIIHASVGKASFSADKIKDNAAELINMVAKLKPASSKGTYFQSISLSTTMSPGIMVDSSSIGN, encoded by the coding sequence ATGGCAAGGATTACAAAAAACAAAAAGGCATTAGAAGGAAAATACAATCCTGAGAAGGAGTATTCTCTTGCAGACGCTGCCAAGCTGGTAAAAGAAATCACATTCACGAAGTTTGATGCTTCTGTAGATGTTGACATCCGTTTGGGAGTAGATCCTAAGAAATCAGATCAGATGGTTCGTGGTGTAGTATCACTTCCTCATGGTCTTGGTAAGGTCGTTCGTGTATTGGTGCTTTGCACACCTGACAAAGTTCAGGAAGCAAAGGATGCTGGTGCTGAATTTGTTGGCCTTGATGAATTTGTAACAAAGATCGAAGGCGGCTGGGCAGATATCGATGTGATCATCTGTACTCCTACCGTTATGGCGAAAGTAGGTAAGTTAGGTAAGGTGTTGGGGCCACGTGGTCTGATGCCAAACCCGAAGTCAGGTACCGTTACCCTTGAAGTTGGAAAAGCAGTGAAAGATGTGAAGGCGGGTAAAGTTGACTTCAAAATTGACAAACAAGGAATCATTCACGCATCCGTTGGTAAGGCTTCCTTCAGCGCGGACAAAATAAAAGACAATGCCGCTGAACTTATTAATATGGTTGCGAAGTTAAAGCCAGCCTCTTCGAAAGGAACGTATTTCCAAAGCATTAGCCTTTCGACGACTATGAGTCCTGGTATAATGGTTGACAGCAGTTCCATCGGGAACTAA
- the secE gene encoding preprotein translocase subunit SecE, giving the protein MEKVKNYLLESIDEVRNKVTWPKFSELQSSAILVLVASLIFALVIWVIDLGFGGALGWFYKEF; this is encoded by the coding sequence ATGGAAAAAGTAAAAAATTACCTGTTAGAATCGATCGACGAGGTCCGCAATAAGGTCACATGGCCGAAATTCAGCGAGCTTCAGAGCAGTGCTATCCTCGTACTGGTAGCTTCATTGATTTTCGCATTGGTGATTTGGGTGATAGACTTAGGTTTTGGCGGCGCTCTCGGCTGGTTTTATAAAGAGTTTTAA
- the recF gene encoding DNA replication and repair protein RecF (All proteins in this family for which functions are known are DNA-binding proteins that assist the filamentation of RecA onto DNA for the initiation of recombination or recombinational repair.) encodes MRLEKLHLVNFKNYTEAKVEFKGNVHCFLGKNGSGKTNLLEAVHYLSFTKGKFHSSDVASIRHGQDHFFLKGTFEKDKKHPEVACAFSTDQKKVMSEDGKEYSRFSEHIGKYPLVLVAPNDISLISESGDSRRKFFDTLLSQTDRVYLDNLIIYQAQLRQRNSLLKMFAERNAVDRDLIASYDEKMVVSGNILFKKRTDFVKSYHPLLSARYDFLSQLPEKSGIAYQSDLQEINFENELTSNLDRDVAAGRTTVGIHRDDFLFTLAGHELKRFGSQGQQKSFLIALKLAELDYLVAKNNSKPILLLDDIFDKLDDDRIHQLMKLVTGGSFGQIFITDARPGRSLEVLKEAGVKSQNFRVEEGSISEIRNK; translated from the coding sequence ATGCGACTTGAAAAACTTCATTTGGTAAATTTTAAAAACTACACTGAAGCAAAAGTTGAGTTTAAAGGCAATGTTCATTGTTTTTTGGGCAAAAACGGAAGTGGAAAAACCAACCTTCTGGAGGCTGTTCACTACCTCTCTTTTACAAAAGGGAAATTTCATTCCAGTGACGTCGCCAGCATCCGACACGGTCAGGATCATTTTTTTTTGAAAGGAACTTTTGAGAAAGACAAGAAGCATCCTGAAGTAGCATGTGCGTTTTCAACCGACCAGAAAAAAGTCATGTCGGAAGACGGGAAAGAATACAGTAGGTTCTCTGAGCACATTGGTAAATACCCACTGGTGCTGGTCGCTCCAAATGATATCAGTTTAATTTCTGAAAGTGGAGATAGCAGAAGGAAATTCTTTGACACCCTTCTTTCGCAAACCGATAGAGTTTATCTCGACAATCTTATTATCTACCAGGCGCAATTGCGTCAAAGAAACAGTCTGCTGAAAATGTTTGCAGAGCGAAATGCTGTGGATCGCGATCTGATAGCTTCTTATGATGAGAAGATGGTGGTGTCCGGCAACATCTTGTTTAAAAAGCGGACCGACTTTGTAAAATCGTATCACCCGCTTCTGTCAGCACGTTATGATTTTTTATCACAGCTTCCTGAAAAATCCGGTATCGCTTACCAATCAGATCTGCAGGAAATTAATTTTGAAAATGAACTCACCTCCAACCTGGATCGTGATGTTGCGGCAGGAAGAACAACGGTTGGAATTCATCGCGATGATTTTTTATTCACACTTGCCGGCCATGAATTGAAACGATTCGGATCGCAGGGTCAGCAGAAATCATTTCTCATTGCCCTTAAACTTGCAGAGCTTGATTACCTCGTTGCTAAAAATAACTCGAAGCCGATTCTTTTACTGGATGATATTTTCGATAAGCTTGATGATGACAGAATACATCAGTTGATGAAGCTTGTGACAGGTGGATCTTTTGGTCAGATCTTTATCACCGACGCACGCCCGGGAAGGAGCCTGGAGGTTTTAAAAGAAGCGGGGGTTAAATCCCAGAATTTCAGGGTGGAGGAAGGATCCATCAGTGAAATCCGGAATAAATAA